The genome window CATTCATAAGGAGTTAAAAGAAGCATTTGAATATATGAAAAAACAGCATGATAATCAAACATGGGAGCTATTTTTAAATCAATCCTATATCTTTTTTCATTCACAAGAGGTCGACAGAAAAAAGAAATTAACTGTTAGCACATACTCTAATGAAGAAATATATATCCCAGTAATCCTTAAATCTTCTGCTTCGCGACAGATTGTTCGCTCGTTGATGAATGCACCAGAGGATGAAGGGTATAATCAAAGAACATTTTATTATGGAATTTATAATCAGCTGGCCGATGATTTAGCCGATATGTTTGAGGATAAAAGGGATGGGGCTGTAACGCCTTATACGTATTATCTGACTTATTATCAAACGAGAAAGGACTTACTTAATCCTTTTGAAATGTATTGGACCGTCATTTCCTATTTGATTCACGATGTCTACCATTCAGATTCAAAAACCCAAGAAGTCTTATTAGACCGTGCAGTTAACGGATTAAAACGACTAAAGGAAAAATTGGGAAATGAGAAATATGATGATTTAATGGGAATTCTCACAAAAGATTTTCCCGTCTTTAATCGATTATTACAGCAGATGGTGGAAAAATCAGATGATGTCGACTTTTTCGATAAGTTATTACGTGATCATATGATTAGTATTTTAAAGGAAAATCACAGAGAACAAGAAGCGTTTTCTGAAATGATTCAATCAACCCGGGTATCTATCGATAATATGCTGCCAATTACAGAAAATGCACAATTGAAAAAAGATATCGTGACAGACGCAGCAAATTATAGTCTTACTGGAAATGGAAAAAGATTACGACCGGTTATTACTAGTTTTATTGGGGAAAAAGAATGGGGATTAGATAATACCCAAATTGCCCCCCTATTACGATCAGTGGAATATATGCACACAGCTTCTCTAATATTTGACGATTTGCCATCGCAGGATAATGCCGCAATAAGGAGAGGACGACCAACGCTGCATGAAGTGTATGATACTGCAACAGCAGAATTAACTGGATTATTTCTGACACAAAAGGCAATAGAAGAACAAGCTAATTTACGTGATTTTGATGAATCCAGGGTATTACAGCTGATTCAATATACAACGAAAGCCACCGCTGATATGTGTAAAGGCCAGATAATGGATTTAGAATCACGCGAAAAACAACTATCTCTTCAAGAACTGAATACTCTATGTTTTTATAAGACGGGCCTTGGATTTGAAGCAGCACTTGTTATGCCAGCCATTTTAGCAGGAGTTCCAGAAAAGGTTAAGGATTTGCTGAAGAAATATGCTTATCATGCTGGAATTGCATTTCAAATAAAGGATGATTTACTCGATGAAGAGGGAAGTAAAGAAATATTAGGAAAAGAGTCTGGAATGGACAAAGACAATAATACATCCACTTTTGTAAGTGTGCTAGGTGTAGAAGGTGCCAAAAAGGAAATGTGGGAGCATTATTGCATAGCGTTAGATGTAGTCGATGCTATACCGAAGAAGACTAATTTTTTAAGGTACTTAGTAGATTATATGGTTAATCGAAATCGGTAATAATAAATAGATATAGATTGTTTAAAGGAGAATAATGTGATGAAAATTACCTTTTTAGGAAAATATGGAGGTTATCCTGGGAAAGAAAGTCCGACCTCTTCCTTCTTATTGGAGTCCGCTGGATTTCATTTATTGGTTGATTGTGGGAGCGGCGTGCTAGCAAAGGTGCAATCCTATGTGGATTTAAAAGATTTAGATGCGTGCATTCTTTCCCATTATCATCATGATCATATCGCAGATATAGGCGTGCTGCAATATGCTATGTTAGTGGAATCTATACTTGGAAATCGCGCAGCAGCTTTCCCAATTTATGGACATAAACAGGATAGCAAGTTTGAGGAATTAACTAACAATATTTATACAGAAGGGCGAGAAATTTCTGTAGGAAAAACATCTAATATTGGACCGTTTACTATTTCTTTTTGTGAAACGATTCATCCTGCCTACTGTTTGGCAATGAAGATCCAAGCAAATGGCAAAACCATTCTTTACACAGCAGATACAGAGTGGAAGGATGAGTTAGTTGTTTTTGCGGAAAATGCGGATCTCTTAATAAGTGAAGCAAGTATATATAAAGAACAGTTCGGCTTGGTAAAAGGACATTTAACTGGTGAAGAAGCTGGGAAGTTGGCGGAACTTGCCGGTGTAAAGCAGCTTTTATTAACCCATCTTCCCCATTATGGAGAACAGGAAAAACTGGTGGAAGAAGCAAAAGAAATTTATAGTGGTTCCGTTCAGTTGGTCTATCCAGGTATGGAAATAGATTTTAAATAGCAGTAAAAAAAGTGTTGGTTTCATTTAATTGAAATCAACACTTTTTTTGCACGGATAAATCATTTTGACAAATTCATATTCTCCACCATTAGTATACTGAAGAAATGTAGCTGCCTCTTTAAAGCCGGCTTTTTTGTATACTTTTATGGCTCGATCATTAAAGACAGCAACAGCCAAGGTGATAAAAGCTGGCGAAAAGCGTTCCTTTATATAATCGATCCCAGTGGCTAAAAAGGTATAGCCAAGTCCTTGTCCTGTTAAGTCTGGCCTTAAACCAAGACCAATATCAATTGTGTCGTTTTCTTCATGATGAATACTAAAAAAGCCAGTGAGTCGATTGTTTTCTGTAACAGCATAAACAGAGTCAGCTCTTTTTTCCCTATCAAGAAAATCTGTTAAATCCTCTTCATCCGCTTCCATATTATAAAACGCATACTTTCCATCATAATGCCAGTTAAAAGCAATTTCCTCTGCTTGCTCTTGGGTAATAAGTTGAAATGAATACATAAAAACCTCTCTTTTTTTTAAATCATAACATATAGAAATATTTTGATAAATGAGAAATTACTCTTCTCTCGTCTAGTTGAACAGGCTATACTTAAGAAAATAAGAAGGGGGCATCAGACAAATGGAAAAAGAAAATCAAATTCTATTTCATATAGAAGAAACAACTATATTAGAAGTACAAAAGGCACTGGATTCGGGTCAAATTACTTCATGGGAGCTAACAAAACAATATATAGAACGAATCAAGACATTTGATTCGACGTTATGCTCCATTAGAGAAATTAATCCAGATGCATTAGCAATTGCTGCTGAACTGGATAAAAAAAGACAAGAAATGGATCAAATTGGCCCCCTTTACGGTATTCCAGTCATCATTAAGGATAATATTGATACACAGGATGCGATGGCCACAACGGCTGGCTCGATTGCCTTAGCAAATAATTTTGCCAAAGAGGATGCCTTTATTGTAAAAAAGCTGCGCGAAGCAGGAGCGATTATTATTGGCAAGGCAAATTTATCCGAATTTGCCAATTTCATTACGGAATTAAATATGCCAAATGGTTATAGCTCATTAGGCGGCCAGGTAATGAATCCGTATGGGCCAGGAGTATGGGATGTTGGTGGTTCAAGCTCTGGCACTGGAGCAAGCATTGCTGCCAATTTTGCTGTGGTAGGAATAGGGACAGAAACATCTGGTTCGATTCTTAGTCCTGCTAGCAATAATTCCCTTGTTGGTATTAAACCAACGTTAGGTCTCATTAGCCGGACCGGAATTATTCCGCTGGCGCATAGCCAGGATACGGCAGGGCCGATGACTAGAACGGTTCAAGATGCCGCTATCTTACTGGGAATAATGGCAGGAGTGGATGAAAGAGACGAGGTGACATTAACAAGTATTGGTCAGCCTAGGGATTATACTGCATTTTTAAAAGCAGATGGTCTGAAAGGAAAAAGAATTGGAGTTGATCGTTCCTTCTTACCGGAAGAGGAAGAAGAAGTTGCATTATTTAATAAAGGCTTAGAAGAATTAACGCAGCAAGGTGCTATTTTAATAGATATGACGATCCACCGTGAAAAATTTGACTCCATTGTTCTTTATCATGAGTTTAAATATGGGATAGATAATTACCTGCGTAAATGTGCAGAAGAAGTTCCTGTCCATTCATTAAAGGAAGTAATTGAGTTTAATAAAAATCATTTAGATGTTGTAAAATATGGCCAGACTATTTTGGAATACTGTGAAACGTTAAATGGAGATTTAGCAGACCCTACCTATAAGGAACATCGGGATAAAGATATTCGATTATCCGCTTTGGAGGGCATAGATGCAGCGATAGAAAAATATGAATTAGATGGTTTAGTATTCGCGAAATATGTAGGCTGTGAGCTGCCAGCAAAAGCAGGCTATCCATCAATTACTGTACCAGCTGGTTATACCCCGAAAGGGAAGCCGATGGGATTAACCTTCACTGGAGTAGCTTATAGTGAACCGAGTCTGATTGAAATGGCCTATAGCTACGAACAAGCAACAAAGCATCGTGTCCCGCCAGCTTTAGCATGGAAAGGGCTGAAATAAGATAAATAGAGAAAGGGATGCCATTAAACTCCGTCTATTCACTCTTTTGAGAATTCCTTATTAAAAATCAAAGTAGAAGAAACAGGTTTTCACTAAAAAGCTATATTAAACTAGCCTTCTTCATCTTATTCATTAGTTAAGCTCCATTCAGGCATAAGCTAACTGGCAGGATAATATATTAATAGAAAGGGTTATTGTTTACTAGCTATCTAAATAGTTTGTCCTAGATTGATTTACGTATATAAGCTATAATAAAAACAAAAAGAAAGCTCTTACATTTAAATCGTATAACCAAAAAGAAGAACGGCTGTTAGTAGAAGATGAGTACTAACAAACGGTTAACAAAATAAGAGGATTTCATGTTTTTAAGGAGGAAAAGCAATTGACTTTATCACGTGTACTAGTTGGTATTTTTAAAAGTTTTGAAGAAACAAAGGAACAGCCTAAGGTTCCTGAATTGAAGACTCGTTATTATAAAAAAAGCCGGGATCGCTTAATGGAAACGATTAAGAATGTAGTCGAAAGAAAACTGACAAATTGGGATCTGAAAAAAGTAGATATGGAGAGAGGAGAAATCGTACTCAGCAAAGGCTCAAGCTTAATGATTGTGACTGTTTACAAATTAGCAGGAATGCAATCAGCTGTGGATGTTTATTGCTCAAAGGAAGGGACTTTGGGTGATTTCGGCTCAAGCTATAAACATATTCAACATTTTTTTAAAGCACTTCATACAGAGATACAGCCAGAAAAAGGGTAAATGTCAATAATACTACATTCATTTGGAATGGAAGTGGATAAAAAGTGAAAATATTAATTACCGGGGCAAATCGAGGCTTGGGAATTCATCTAACTAAAACTGCTTTGAAAAGGGGACATACTGTGCTTGCAGGAGTTCGAACGGTTCAGGAAACTTCTCCTATTAATCTTTTGAAAGAACAATATCCAGATCAACTACATACATATTACCTTGATGTTACTCAGGAAGAATCAATTATCAAAGCGGCTGAACTTGCTGCCAAGGATGTTGGAGCCATTGATGGGATTATTAATAATGCAGGAGTGTTAACAGAACGAGGGAAAAAGATCGAAGAATTAGATTTCGAGCATGTCCAATTTACGATGGACGTCAATGTATTAGGACCAATGAGAGTAATGAAGCATTTTCTTCCGCTTATACATAAAGGCGAGGACAAAGCTATTATTAATATTTCTTCCGAAGCAGGAAGTATCCAAAACGCCTATGGAGGAGATTTCCCGTACGGTATTTCCAAAGCGGCACTGAATATGTTTAGTGTTCAATTATCAAGATATGTAAAAGAAAAGAATATTACGGTATATGCTATTCATCCTGGCTGGATCAAAACGGATATGGGTGGGGAAGATGCAACAGGCTATCCAGACGATTCGGCAAAGGGGATATTAGATATTTTAGAAGGAAAAATCGTCGGAACGAGTGAATTAGGTTTTATTGATTTTAGAGGACGGGAAATGAAAATCTAAGTAATATATAGATAGTATCAGAAATGGGCGGCACGATGCAAAGCTATTTCTGATTTTTTTTTATGTATGGAAACTCTTTTAAACGAAATGATAAAAGAAAAATCCCCACTTTTTGTAGATTCCCATTATAATAGAAATATTATTTATAATATTCTGTTGATTTGTTTTGGAAGGAGAATCTGATGAACAAGGAAAAAATCGTAACAATGCAGCTTTTAAATCAAAAACATATGGAAGAACTGCTTTCTCTAGCGACTATTGTCGGCTGGGATTATGATAAGCAAGAAATCCGCACTTTACTTGCTTCGGGGACGGTCTTTGGGCATGTTAATGATAAACATACGGTGGTATCCTGTGCCGCAATTATTCCATATGGAAGCAATTTGGCATCTATCGGTATGGTTATTGTTCATCCAGATTATCGTGGAATTGGTTTAGCCAAGGAGTTATTAGTTACATGTATGAATCAGGTTTCAAAAGATTCTGCCCTTATGTTAATTGCCACGCGAGAAGGAAGACCAGTTTATAAAAAATTGGGATTTAATGATTATAGTCATGTGACGAAACTACTTGGAGAAGGGCAGCAGTGCAGACAATCGCTAAATGGTTATACGATAAGCCCATATCAGTCAAAAGATTTTAAAGAAATGCTCAAATTGGACAAAGAGGCATTTGGCTGTGAGAGAGACCTGTTTCTAAAGAATAGATTTGAGCAGGCAAAAGAAGTAATAGTGATAAAGAAAAGTAATTTGATTGTTGGCTATGCTGCTGCTGTAAAAAAGCCTGCTAATCTAGTAATAGGTCCCGTTGTTGCTCAAAATGATGAACAGGCTATGCTTCTTATACAAACAATCATCTCTAACAATAGGGGG of Niallia circulans contains these proteins:
- a CDS encoding polyprenyl synthetase family protein, which translates into the protein MDKKVKDKKKEEYRSAEDKAARYFESLQKQLVDKAYVSRLTNDFQTWKINHIHSPSILSYFSRKKRKPRVKGYRPYIEWLNYAGKLDNYLHRSVSYLYMRDLGKTLSSPFTQERVNEVVGKVKNYLLKKETKEDNISVSRIYKLAKKDAVEHTMIWVMEKLKRVTSHIPAGMSVEHAQRKILKIFAGVLMHELEERRTMDLSDEERQLRLEKAIKLGFYYGLTYPLIDDLLDAHILSPEEEERYSALIRSALETGIVPHFGVWHGENKELISFIHKELKEAFEYMKKQHDNQTWELFLNQSYIFFHSQEVDRKKKLTVSTYSNEEIYIPVILKSSASRQIVRSLMNAPEDEGYNQRTFYYGIYNQLADDLADMFEDKRDGAVTPYTYYLTYYQTRKDLLNPFEMYWTVISYLIHDVYHSDSKTQEVLLDRAVNGLKRLKEKLGNEKYDDLMGILTKDFPVFNRLLQQMVEKSDDVDFFDKLLRDHMISILKENHREQEAFSEMIQSTRVSIDNMLPITENAQLKKDIVTDAANYSLTGNGKRLRPVITSFIGEKEWGLDNTQIAPLLRSVEYMHTASLIFDDLPSQDNAAIRRGRPTLHEVYDTATAELTGLFLTQKAIEEQANLRDFDESRVLQLIQYTTKATADMCKGQIMDLESREKQLSLQELNTLCFYKTGLGFEAALVMPAILAGVPEKVKDLLKKYAYHAGIAFQIKDDLLDEEGSKEILGKESGMDKDNNTSTFVSVLGVEGAKKEMWEHYCIALDVVDAIPKKTNFLRYLVDYMVNRNR
- a CDS encoding MBL fold metallo-hydrolase — translated: MKITFLGKYGGYPGKESPTSSFLLESAGFHLLVDCGSGVLAKVQSYVDLKDLDACILSHYHHDHIADIGVLQYAMLVESILGNRAAAFPIYGHKQDSKFEELTNNIYTEGREISVGKTSNIGPFTISFCETIHPAYCLAMKIQANGKTILYTADTEWKDELVVFAENADLLISEASIYKEQFGLVKGHLTGEEAGKLAELAGVKQLLLTHLPHYGEQEKLVEEAKEIYSGSVQLVYPGMEIDFK
- a CDS encoding GNAT family N-acetyltransferase, which gives rise to MYSFQLITQEQAEEIAFNWHYDGKYAFYNMEADEEDLTDFLDREKRADSVYAVTENNRLTGFFSIHHEENDTIDIGLGLRPDLTGQGLGYTFLATGIDYIKERFSPAFITLAVAVFNDRAIKVYKKAGFKEAATFLQYTNGGEYEFVKMIYPCKKSVDFN
- a CDS encoding amidase family protein — encoded protein: MEKENQILFHIEETTILEVQKALDSGQITSWELTKQYIERIKTFDSTLCSIREINPDALAIAAELDKKRQEMDQIGPLYGIPVIIKDNIDTQDAMATTAGSIALANNFAKEDAFIVKKLREAGAIIIGKANLSEFANFITELNMPNGYSSLGGQVMNPYGPGVWDVGGSSSGTGASIAANFAVVGIGTETSGSILSPASNNSLVGIKPTLGLISRTGIIPLAHSQDTAGPMTRTVQDAAILLGIMAGVDERDEVTLTSIGQPRDYTAFLKADGLKGKRIGVDRSFLPEEEEEVALFNKGLEELTQQGAILIDMTIHREKFDSIVLYHEFKYGIDNYLRKCAEEVPVHSLKEVIEFNKNHLDVVKYGQTILEYCETLNGDLADPTYKEHRDKDIRLSALEGIDAAIEKYELDGLVFAKYVGCELPAKAGYPSITVPAGYTPKGKPMGLTFTGVAYSEPSLIEMAYSYEQATKHRVPPALAWKGLK
- a CDS encoding SDR family oxidoreductase, producing MKILITGANRGLGIHLTKTALKRGHTVLAGVRTVQETSPINLLKEQYPDQLHTYYLDVTQEESIIKAAELAAKDVGAIDGIINNAGVLTERGKKIEELDFEHVQFTMDVNVLGPMRVMKHFLPLIHKGEDKAIINISSEAGSIQNAYGGDFPYGISKAALNMFSVQLSRYVKEKNITVYAIHPGWIKTDMGGEDATGYPDDSAKGILDILEGKIVGTSELGFIDFRGREMKI
- a CDS encoding GNAT family N-acetyltransferase yields the protein MNKEKIVTMQLLNQKHMEELLSLATIVGWDYDKQEIRTLLASGTVFGHVNDKHTVVSCAAIIPYGSNLASIGMVIVHPDYRGIGLAKELLVTCMNQVSKDSALMLIATREGRPVYKKLGFNDYSHVTKLLGEGQQCRQSLNGYTISPYQSKDFKEMLKLDKEAFGCERDLFLKNRFEQAKEVIVIKKSNLIVGYAAAVKKPANLVIGPVVAQNDEQAMLLIQTIISNNRGMIRMDLVEGKKEIIKALVELDFQEKDRPPVMVKNSEAFPERNGSLYVIAAQAYG